In the genome of Plasmodium yoelii strain 17X genome assembly, chromosome: 14, one region contains:
- a CDS encoding CS domain protein, putative, protein MENDKHENMLMHIARDFKSIDDLVDVFLSFLENKTDYFHLMMNDDDIQTLSKKYDGDIAKAILNNNTCGFKANSRETELMKLFRKHQLKYIIKNQPYIIENEDIRNKYLSPCDELNKLSNIQIAKTKNTQNEAQRNNRNPHTPAYDSINEKHISTWNGGRTEKYFWNQSLNEINLEIPLNKEIKPSEIKVEITNKHIKVQHLNEVKLEGMFYEEVNKQECVWNIEDKKKIIIFLEKKKENWWSYVIKGDPEIDTTKIESKKNLTDFDEKTQGEIRKMLYKQKMMNEGLKSPEELKEQALLKNVLDNKGFPFSK, encoded by the exons ATGGAAAATGATAAACATGAAAATATGCTAATGCATATAGCCCGGGACTTTAAATCAATAGACGATTTAGTGGATGTATTTTTATCCTTTTTGGAAAATAAAACTGACTATTTTCATTTGATGATGAATGATGATGATATACAAACATTATCAAAAAAGTATGATGGAGATATTGCAAAggctatattaaataataatacatgtGGATTTAAGGCGAATAGCAGAGAAACTGAATTAATGAAATTATTTAGAAAACACCaattaaagtatataattaaaaaccAACCATATATAATTGAAAACGAAGatataagaaataaatatttatcgCCTTGCGATGAATTAAACAAACTTAGTAACATTCAAATTGCAAAAACAAAGAATACCCAAAATGAGGCACAAAGAAACAATCGAAACCCTCACACCCCAGCTTATGATTCTATca acGAAAAACACATATCAACATGGAACGGAGGAAGGACGGAAAAGTATTTTTGGAACCAATCCTTAAATGAAATTAATTTAGAAATTCCATTAAATAAGGAAATAAAACCTAGTGAAATAAAAGTTGAAATAACcaataaacatataaaagTTCAACATTTAA ATGAAGTAAAATTAGAAGGAATGTTCTATGAAGAGGTGAATAAACAGGAATGCGTGTGGAATAtagaagataaaaaaaaaattattatatttttagaaaaaaagaaagaaaattGGTGGTCATATGTAATAAAGGGAGATCCAGAAATCGACACAACGAAAATcgaatcaaaaaaaaatttaacagATTTTGATGAAAAAACCCAAGGAGAAATAAGAAAAATgctatataaacaaaaaat GATGAACGAAGGATTGAAATCCCCTGAAGAATTAAAAGAGCAAGCtttgttaaaaaatgtattggATAATAAAGGGTTTCCATtttctaaataa